In a single window of the Papaver somniferum cultivar HN1 chromosome 8, ASM357369v1, whole genome shotgun sequence genome:
- the LOC113305315 gene encoding uncharacterized protein LOC113305315, which translates to MRWRWCQIQFVSLTDLKLISWNLRGMNAFDKILALKNLVLEQKCDVCMVQETKMIKMNQWMVRQIWYDAYFDWEYIPSTGTCGRSGGLLTIWNNNKLIKEGGRMGKNSISTLFSQKDDGFKWEICNMYSPCGYNERAVFWSDMEEVRNWWNGPICFAGGVNAVRCDEERNMGECDSRNTALLNNFITTQELVDLPLLGGAYTWSDMQVNPLLCRLDIFFLSVEMDLWFPAAIQVALTSVTSDHKPIMLVTKPNIDCKPYFKFENSWIMHKDILRKVEQWWGIMKFQRIPSFVFFKKLQNLKYFLKNWRREEFGGVKKEKDGLTEKIDCLDHMDESYRLSHEQFEEMLNCMLRLKNITVRELGSGIPGQRKMNLGGVIQTHLTFSGLLMQGKRGTQFLNLRLKERNVLTNKE; encoded by the coding sequence ATGAGGTGGAGGTGGTGCCAAATTCAGTTTGTTAGTTTAACGGATCTTAAATTAATAAGCTGGAATTTGAGAGGGATGAATGCTTTTGATAAAATATTGGCtcttaaaaatttggttttagagCAGAAGTGTGATGTGTGTATGGTGCAGGAGACAAAGATGATAAAAATGAATCAATGGATGGTCAGGCAAATTTGGTATGATGCAtactttgattgggagtataTTCCATCAACTGGTACTTGTGGTAGAAGTGGGGGTCTTCTTACTATATGGAATAACAATAAATTGATAAAGGAGGGTGGCAGAATGGGTAAGAATTCTATCTCAACTTTATTTTCTCAAAAGGATGATGGTTTTAAATGGGAAATTTGCAATATGTATTCACCTTGTGGATACAATGAGAGGGCTGTGTTTTGGTCTGACATGGAGGAGGTAAGGAATTGGTGGAATGGACCAATCTGTTTTGCAGGGGGTGTGAATGCAGTAAGATGTGATGAGGAGAGGAACATGGGAGAATGTGATAGTAGGAATACTGCTCTCCTAAACAATTTTATTACTACTCAAGAGTTAGTGGATCTGCCTTTGCTTGGTGGTGCTTATACATGGTCTGATATGCAGGTGAATCCTTTGCTATGTAGACTAGATATATTTTTTCTTAGTGTGGAGATGGATTTGTGGTTTCCTGCAGCAATTCAGGTGGCTTTAACTAGCGTTACTTCTGACCATAAGCCTATAATGTTGGTCACAAAAccaaacattgattgtaaaccttaTTTTAAGTTTGAAAATAGTTGGATTATGCATAAGGACATCTTGAGGAAGGTGGAGCAATGGTGGGGGATAATGAAGTTTCAAAGGATTCCTAGTTTTGTGTTTTTCAAGAAACTTCAGAACTTAAAATACTTCTTGAAGAACTGGAGAAGGGAGGAGTTTGGTGGAGTTAAGAAGGAGAAGGATGGATTGACAGAGAAGATAGATTGTTTGGATCACATGGACGAATCTTATAGGTTGTCTCACGAGCAGTTTGAAGAGATGTTAAATTGTATGTTGAGGTTGAAGAATATTACAGTCAGGGAGCTAGGAAGTGGCATCCCAGGGCAAAGAAAAATGAATTTAGGTGGGGTAATTCAAACACATCTTACTTTTTCAGGATTGCTAATGCAAGGAAAAAGAGGAACACAATTTTTAAACTTGAGATTGAAGGAGAGGAATGTTTTGAccaacaaagaataa
- the LOC113304723 gene encoding expansin-like B1, which produces MAIRFPNYPFVLIILFAPLLVLQQIPCDAATCNDCFIQSRAAYYPNSDEKGTEVGACGFGTFGAKINGGDVSAASALYRDGVGCGACYQVRCTNPAYCSDNGVTVVITDSGSSDNTDFILSRRAYAKMAQTKDLAATILDQGIVEIEYRRTSCSYPNNNIQFKIDESSNYPHYLAFVIWYQQGKKDVTAVQLCETENLTCKLLDRSHGAVWAVVSPPSGPLSIRILLSDVEDGDETWAVPVNNIPSVWKAGDVYDSGIQV; this is translated from the exons ATGGCTATCCGCTTTCCAAATTATCCCTTTGTACTTATCATCCTTTTTGCTCCACTTCTTGTACTTCAGCAAATTCCATGTGATGCTGCAACATGTAACGACTGTTTTATTCAATCCAGAGCAGCTTACTACCCCAACTCCGACGAAAAAGGAACAGAAG TTGGAGCATGCGGTTTTGGTACGTTCGGAGCGAAAATTAATGGCGGAGATGTATCAGCTGCATCTGCTCTTTATAGAGATGGTGTAGGATGTGGGGCTTGTTACCAAGTGAGATGTACCAACCCTGCTTACTGCTCAGACAATGGAGTGACAGTAGTTATCACTGACAGCGGGTCAAGTGATAACACTGATTTCATACTCAGTAGACGTGCCTATGCAAAGATGGCTCAAACTAAAGATTTAGCAGCGACAATACTAGATCAGGGTATTGTTGAAATCGAGTATAGAcg TACTTCGTGCTCTTATCCAAACAACAACATTcaattcaagattgatgaaagcAGCAACTATCCTCACTACTTAGCCTTTGTTATTTGGTATCAACAAGGCAAGAAAGATGTGACTGCAGTACAATTATGCGAG ACTGAAAATTTGACGTGCAAGTTATTGGACCGAAGCCATGGTGCAGTATGGGCAGTGGTTTCCCCTCCTAGCGGACCATTATCAATAAGGATATTGTTGAGTGACGTTGAGGATGGGGATGAGACATGGGCTGTTCCTGTCAATAATATACCTTCTGTTTGGAAAGCAGGGGATGTATATGATTCAGGAATACAAGTATGA
- the LOC113303144 gene encoding serine/threonine-protein kinase Aurora-3-like has translation MKKRMKLIVWGASLLRNVMIFKFKMWRKIVTFISLYGWFGDDERIFLILEYTAKGELYGLLSKTGHLTERQAATYIASLAKALAYCHEKNIIHRDIKPENLLLDHEGRLKVADFGWSVQSNKKRHTMCGTLDYLAPEMVENKGHDYSVDTWTMGILCYEFLFGVPPFEAETQNETFRRIMKLEYSFPPTPHVSVEAKNLV, from the exons atgaagaagaggatgaagttGATAGTATGGGGAGCTTCTCTGTTAAGAAATGTTATGATCTTCAAGTTCAAGATGTGGAGGAAAATTGTGACTTTCATAAGTCTCTATGGTTGGTTTGGTGATGATGAAAGGATTTTCTTGATTCTTGAATATACTGCTAAAGGTGAACTTTATGGTTTACTTAGTAAAACTGGTCATCTGACTGAGAGACAAGCTGCTACT TACATTGCAAGCCTTGCAAAAGCATTAGCTTACTGCCATGAGAAGAATATCATTCATAGAGATATTAAGCCGGAGAATTTGTTGCTTGATCATGAG GGACGACTGAAAGTTGCGGACTTTGGATGGTCTGTACAGTCAAATAAGAAGAGACATACAATGTGTGGGACATTAGATTACTTAGCACCAGAAATGGTTGAGAACAAAGGTCATGACTACTCGGTTGATACCTGGACTATGGGTATTCTCTGTTACGAATTCCTTTTTGGGGTTCCGCCATTTGAAGCCGAGACACAGAACGAAACATTTAGAAG GATAATGAAGCTTGAGTACAGCTTCCCTCCAACCCCTCATGTGTCAGTGGAAGCTAAAAATCTCGTGTGA